One window of Phycisphaeraceae bacterium genomic DNA carries:
- a CDS encoding LEA type 2 family protein: MQIFRHTRIPMLALCLLCVCVGCSAPVSPPSIHVEPGATIIEQSDHGMVVQVNITAANPNTEPLPLRDIEYHVDMNGQRVFAGKRSAETTLRRNDEHTISLPVVIKADQLTTLQAASSTVSFNVSGTMVYLVRGPIAEVLFDAGIRRPTKAFSGGGEITLP, from the coding sequence ATGCAGATCTTCAGACACACACGCATCCCGATGCTCGCGCTTTGCCTGCTCTGCGTGTGTGTTGGCTGCTCCGCTCCAGTCAGTCCACCATCCATCCACGTTGAGCCGGGCGCAACGATCATTGAACAGTCCGATCATGGCATGGTCGTGCAAGTCAATATCACCGCAGCCAACCCAAACACCGAGCCGTTGCCACTGCGCGATATCGAGTACCATGTTGACATGAACGGCCAGCGCGTGTTTGCTGGCAAGCGCTCTGCGGAAACCACCCTGCGCAGAAACGATGAGCACACGATCTCGCTGCCAGTTGTGATCAAAGCCGACCAGCTCACCACACTTCAAGCCGCAAGCAGCACCGTTTCCTTCAATGTATCAGGAACAATGGTCTATCTTGTTCGAGGCCCGATTGCAGAGGTGCTCTTCGACGCTGGAATCCGCAGGCCAACAAAGGCGTTCTCAGGCGGAGGCGAGATCACACTGCCTTGA
- a CDS encoding HAD family hydrolase encodes MPPLLTIDIWDTLLRRTCHPDEIKLVSAKRMLFRFGTILKKPYTVHELFDLRVQTEREIGRENAASGNDDEYEIEDVFARLLFSVLNAAQIEHLGAPGIRDHAVSLANAEAHNEKSVCSLDPAGADIVRSTARYPETKVVAISDFYMSEPRLRQILDAVAPDISSMISRIYVSCDVGLNKRSGRIFAYVRKELGIDPADHTHVGDNEWSDVKMARKSGATARRFTFEPFDAKRATHEKRFAQRINGDMRATVALISDALARTQHVPDDLTSTQQRLYTLGRRYAPVFAGLVLHASERAYRVGAKSIHYFTREGEFFAQVHTQLQESYATSVPMQQPVVLEVSRIATFFPSLREITLQELMRLWNQYSQQSMGQLFSSLGIQWFSAEPFLSRHSLGADEIIRYPWKDQRVIALFNDRVFLRFVEQIRDERRELLSGYLAAKGLAPNTKQAVIVDIGWRGTIQDNIAYMLPGTQVNGVYLGLQRLLNTQPDNVHKQAFGPDARRDPPAIFELLRNVAPYEMLTNAPTGSVRGYERDGDSIVAHRVNDDGEDHVHHAYIGAFQQGALDAMPDVARVMRIHAMTSDDIRPQCIQLLREIAQSPDPALASAFFSLVHNETFGVGGFVDKRFQLSKELVTQARTSNEGWQKMVAFLESTSWPCGFLRLHGLDDLHDRYLNRVERHVAMQSIWPYKVLQRARASKLGRMVPEKIIPKSLVKRALGLQQPDATIEAKPSPQTESQTASSASTHAVKH; translated from the coding sequence ATGCCGCCGCTGCTGACCATCGACATCTGGGACACGCTGCTGCGCCGGACATGCCATCCCGACGAGATCAAGCTCGTCTCAGCAAAGCGCATGCTCTTTCGGTTCGGCACGATACTGAAGAAACCATACACCGTGCATGAACTCTTCGACCTGCGTGTGCAGACAGAGCGTGAGATCGGCAGAGAGAACGCAGCATCGGGCAATGACGACGAGTATGAGATCGAAGATGTCTTCGCCCGCCTTCTCTTTTCGGTACTGAACGCAGCCCAGATCGAGCATCTCGGCGCCCCTGGCATCAGAGACCATGCTGTCTCGCTGGCAAACGCCGAGGCACACAACGAAAAGTCGGTATGCTCGCTCGATCCTGCAGGTGCGGACATCGTTCGGTCGACCGCGAGATATCCCGAGACGAAGGTCGTTGCGATCAGCGATTTTTATATGTCCGAACCCCGGCTGCGCCAGATTCTTGATGCGGTAGCGCCGGATATCAGCAGCATGATCTCACGCATCTACGTCTCCTGCGACGTGGGACTGAACAAACGGTCCGGCAGGATCTTTGCGTATGTGCGCAAGGAGCTTGGTATCGACCCAGCAGATCACACCCATGTCGGAGACAACGAATGGTCCGATGTGAAAATGGCTCGGAAATCCGGTGCGACTGCGCGCCGATTCACGTTTGAGCCGTTCGACGCGAAACGCGCAACACACGAGAAACGCTTTGCCCAGCGCATCAACGGCGACATGCGCGCAACTGTCGCCCTGATCTCCGATGCGCTCGCACGAACGCAGCACGTCCCGGATGATCTGACATCAACACAGCAGCGCTTGTACACGCTCGGCAGGCGATATGCGCCCGTCTTTGCGGGGCTGGTTCTTCACGCATCAGAACGCGCCTATCGAGTTGGTGCAAAGTCGATCCATTACTTCACACGCGAGGGTGAGTTCTTCGCACAGGTACACACACAGCTGCAGGAGTCATACGCCACCAGCGTGCCGATGCAGCAACCGGTTGTGCTGGAAGTCTCCCGTATCGCGACGTTCTTCCCGTCACTCCGCGAGATCACGCTCCAGGAGTTGATGCGCCTGTGGAACCAGTACTCGCAACAATCCATGGGCCAGTTGTTCAGCTCGCTTGGCATCCAGTGGTTCTCCGCTGAGCCGTTCCTCTCAAGACACAGTCTCGGCGCAGATGAAATCATCAGATATCCATGGAAAGACCAGCGCGTCATTGCACTCTTCAACGATCGTGTCTTTCTCCGATTTGTGGAGCAGATACGCGATGAACGACGCGAGCTGCTCTCCGGATATCTTGCAGCCAAGGGGCTGGCACCCAACACAAAGCAGGCTGTCATTGTCGACATCGGCTGGCGTGGCACCATCCAGGACAACATCGCCTACATGCTGCCCGGCACGCAGGTCAATGGTGTATATCTCGGGCTGCAAAGACTGCTGAACACACAGCCTGACAACGTGCATAAGCAGGCCTTCGGCCCGGATGCCCGTCGTGATCCTCCTGCGATCTTCGAGTTGCTCCGGAATGTTGCGCCCTATGAGATGCTGACCAACGCGCCGACCGGCAGCGTGCGTGGATACGAGCGTGATGGCGATTCCATCGTTGCCCACCGCGTCAATGACGATGGCGAGGATCATGTGCATCACGCATACATCGGTGCGTTCCAGCAGGGCGCGCTGGATGCGATGCCAGATGTCGCTCGCGTCATGCGCATCCACGCGATGACATCCGACGACATCCGACCGCAGTGCATCCAGTTGCTTCGTGAGATCGCGCAAAGCCCGGACCCAGCGCTCGCCAGCGCGTTCTTCTCGCTCGTGCACAACGAAACCTTCGGCGTGGGCGGGTTCGTGGACAAACGGTTCCAGCTCTCAAAGGAGTTGGTCACGCAGGCGCGGACAAGCAACGAGGGCTGGCAGAAGATGGTCGCATTTCTTGAGTCAACTAGTTGGCCGTGCGGATTCCTGCGTCTGCACGGACTTGACGATCTCCACGACAGATATCTCAATCGTGTCGAACGTCATGTAGCCATGCAGTCCATCTGGCCGTACAAAGTGCTCCAGCGTGCCCGCGCATCAAAGCTCGGCCGCATGGTCCCGGAAAAGATCATTCCCAAATCCCTCGTCAAGCGAGCATTGGGATTGCAACAGCCCGATGCCACGATCGAAGCAAAGCCGAGCCCGCAAACAGAGAGTCAGACCGCATCGAGCGCCAGCACGCACGCAGTCAAGCACTGA
- a CDS encoding glycosyltransferase family 4 protein — translation MAEENGQVQTSMQRPAKIAWLMPSLIEGSGGHRTILQNVAALEARGHECHLYVELKPAQRPSTSAIRKQVIEQLRDYFGYTSPETRVHLGFKIDQPVDLVFATAWYTAKFVRNIQQQCRKAYFVQDYEAWFMPMGDGFLEAERSYQLGLTPISIGRWLTHTLAHKYGCAGTWFDFCADLSVYKRIESIERTPSVCFIFQPEKPRRCPMLGMNALGIVKKQRPDVNIIFYGSRADTKHVWFEHEHRGLVTIEQCNHIYNECQVGLCISSSNPSRIPFEMMAAGLPVVDMHRDNNLYDIPEQGALLTPTKPEAIARGILTLLDDPDRRERMGAFGQQFMKNHNLSVGFEQFVRAVEDLLAGRTQTWSDRAHNIQPMYYRSPDMIGAPLRQHGAHQNGTSRMLGEMIDAQMFARQELARIENSRSYKALTGLKKNPMYAAWARSRYGHNWNHVDLNEDAMQKLQRIKNSRTYRMLMGAKQTGVYRMYAKRKWGEQVANDLQKTK, via the coding sequence ATGGCTGAAGAAAACGGACAGGTTCAAACATCAATGCAACGACCTGCGAAGATTGCGTGGCTCATGCCCTCACTGATTGAGGGCTCGGGTGGCCATCGCACAATCCTGCAGAATGTCGCAGCGCTCGAAGCGCGCGGTCACGAGTGCCATCTCTATGTTGAGTTGAAGCCTGCCCAACGCCCCAGCACAAGCGCAATCCGCAAGCAGGTCATCGAGCAGTTGCGCGATTACTTTGGATACACGTCACCAGAAACACGCGTGCATCTCGGATTCAAGATCGATCAGCCTGTTGATCTGGTCTTTGCAACTGCCTGGTACACCGCAAAGTTTGTGCGGAATATTCAACAGCAGTGCAGGAAGGCGTACTTTGTTCAGGATTACGAGGCCTGGTTTATGCCAATGGGCGATGGGTTCCTTGAAGCAGAGCGTTCTTACCAGCTCGGCCTGACACCCATCTCCATCGGACGCTGGCTGACACACACGCTCGCACACAAGTATGGTTGTGCTGGGACGTGGTTCGATTTCTGCGCCGATCTTTCGGTCTATAAACGAATCGAATCAATCGAGCGCACCCCGTCCGTCTGCTTTATTTTCCAGCCGGAAAAGCCCCGCCGATGCCCCATGCTTGGCATGAACGCTCTTGGCATCGTGAAGAAACAGCGCCCGGATGTCAACATCATCTTCTACGGCTCACGGGCCGACACCAAGCACGTCTGGTTTGAGCACGAGCATCGCGGCCTTGTCACCATCGAGCAGTGCAACCATATCTATAACGAGTGTCAGGTTGGCCTGTGCATCAGCTCGTCCAACCCGTCACGCATCCCGTTCGAGATGATGGCTGCCGGACTTCCGGTTGTCGATATGCACCGCGATAACAACCTGTACGACATTCCGGAGCAGGGCGCATTGCTCACGCCGACCAAGCCCGAAGCAATTGCACGCGGCATTCTGACGCTTCTTGATGATCCAGACCGTCGTGAGCGCATGGGCGCGTTCGGCCAGCAGTTCATGAAGAATCACAATCTTTCAGTTGGCTTCGAGCAGTTCGTTCGAGCGGTTGAGGATCTGCTCGCCGGAAGAACACAGACCTGGAGCGATCGCGCGCACAATATCCAGCCGATGTACTACAGATCGCCGGACATGATCGGTGCGCCGCTGCGTCAACACGGAGCACATCAGAACGGAACATCGCGCATGCTTGGTGAGATGATCGATGCCCAGATGTTCGCAAGACAGGAGCTTGCACGCATCGAGAACTCTCGCTCATATAAGGCGCTTACTGGGCTGAAGAAGAACCCGATGTACGCCGCTTGGGCGCGATCACGGTACGGGCACAACTGGAATCATGTGGACCTGAACGAGGATGCGATGCAGAAGCTCCAGCGCATCAAGAACAGTCGAACATACCGCATGCTCATGGGCGCAAAGCAAACCGGTGTGTATCGCATGTACGCAAAGCGCAAGTGGGGTGAGCAGGTCGCAAACGATCTGCAGAAAACGAAGTAA
- a CDS encoding acylneuraminate cytidylyltransferase family protein, with product MNALAVILARAGSKGLAGKNTREIAGQPCIQWTLNHVLTSWTVGRVIVSTDCPYAIAIAQAFGARVHHRPPMLATDTAGVQESLASAVRHAIETTPSTTWHEDLPVVMLYGNVPIRPVDLTDRAVEMLARTGCDSVISVARVGKHHPWWTLRTNENHEVLPFDGDVLYHGIYRRQELPDAYIPDGGVTAIRLGTLLDASNPAHPDRRLGPHAFLGTDRRCVITDEGDVIDIDTSVDAMVAEAVLLNARPIDNPVAA from the coding sequence ATGAACGCGCTCGCTGTCATCCTCGCACGCGCTGGAAGCAAGGGCCTCGCTGGAAAGAACACGCGCGAGATCGCCGGTCAGCCCTGCATCCAATGGACACTGAACCACGTGCTTACCTCGTGGACGGTGGGGCGTGTTATTGTGAGCACCGACTGCCCGTACGCCATCGCGATCGCGCAAGCCTTTGGCGCACGGGTTCATCATCGCCCGCCGATGCTCGCTACAGATACCGCGGGTGTGCAGGAGTCGCTGGCTAGCGCAGTCCGACATGCCATTGAGACGACGCCAAGCACAACCTGGCATGAGGATCTGCCCGTTGTCATGCTCTACGGCAACGTGCCTATCAGACCCGTCGATCTGACCGATCGTGCGGTCGAGATGCTTGCCCGAACGGGCTGCGACTCGGTCATTAGTGTTGCTCGTGTCGGAAAACATCATCCATGGTGGACGCTGCGCACGAATGAGAACCACGAGGTGCTGCCATTTGATGGCGACGTGCTGTACCACGGCATCTATCGGAGGCAGGAACTCCCGGATGCCTACATCCCCGATGGAGGTGTGACAGCCATCAGACTGGGAACACTCCTCGACGCAAGCAATCCAGCACATCCGGACAGACGCTTGGGCCCACACGCATTTCTCGGAACCGATCGAAGATGTGTGATCACGGACGAGGGCGATGTCATCGATATTGACACATCGGTCGACGCGATGGTCGCCGAGGCTGTGCTTTTGAACGCTCGCCCGATTGACAACCCCGTTGCTGCATGA
- a CDS encoding motility associated factor glycosyltransferase family protein, translating to MSYGNTEDILDGGSAPADPAAPSTEVTYYPAATPESEGILRKNIGALAARSRIAAIRVVSTAPSEHVHFETASDDGASATYTHDSTSPSRRLASARRPLDEAQRFAEAIDVEQHATIAVIGFALGHHIVALVDRAPRATAVICFEPDIPLLRAVLERIDCSEWLHRVIVVSDASDPSELAQATKGLEGLMGMGTHIVEHGPSIPRLAETAPRFRDALGQIMRGVRTTMATTMVQIETTMRNLTMNIDHYATCAGIADLHNIASGRPAIVVSAGPSLARNIDLLKNPEVQQRFVIIAVQTVLKQLLAAGIKPHFVTALDRHKISGRFYEGLTEDDVQGVQLVVEPKCNPIIPVSFPGVIRCAADEVLDRLLGEELYRDHGTIKAGATVSHLGYYLARYLGCDPVILVGQDLGFTDNQYYAAGASIHDTWSCELGEFNTLETMEFQRIMRSRQILSKRTDQLGRDIYTEEQLHTYLLQFEREFMIDVKCGRTVIDATEGGVAKANTTPMTLADAITAHMPEITVDIPFPNADCSSGITVNDVGTRLRKIRHDTWKIESASTEATRLLKQIEKKIDSGHQNDANILKVQHLAQETSKILPAYDLVHHLNQTGTFRRVREDRAIELADPNDKAEVQRRQVKRDISNVKWLGDAAKRFGTMLDATINCLQNGERQWDEMPERVASFADVNIQSRSDDEAFQPPHREVGAVVIADFSSGALCTHRSLETELVGGMSVLACTLARIASAESIRTVAVLTDDVNRAQHIIDGAATHLRNTEIRVFPINDKDWAKRKHAIAKARAFAPSSWRGGVGQLCVWDELCPGIDVQHIMHEMALDTIVLVGGDWPIVDPAMIDDVVTRIRSSYQQSRRAFAPAAPGIGPIAIDRGMIDQLVSIRDASGIFATLSATLAYVPIKPQPDPIAQDLCAFVHADVRDLGVRCIADTTSATNLLAQALGTVQHNTGHWIDAPTADIARAINAALQNNPSMQPTRIIDVAVSDEQEGIIRYIDPDVVTQAVRNAETELVAVTLHGSNGIDALSHPSIDALVRTARDAGATSVHVRTRFAGNDVANGFGADTFASLSFDALPDVISAEILSTDPQRADTVLSLAVRDGIIAAEARDERSSGWTWHTQQHNALNTLMPRRVGFAGLPLPWVVARLVKRDATYEDTEPFYNTWLMRTGTAVLDPLPSSASSCDRVSALPAPASFVERASREIMCISPANGDSMLEVKSDSTHSGAAA from the coding sequence ATGAGTTATGGCAATACCGAGGACATCCTCGACGGAGGCAGTGCGCCTGCAGACCCTGCTGCACCATCGACCGAGGTGACGTACTACCCTGCCGCAACGCCCGAATCCGAGGGGATTCTGCGAAAAAACATTGGGGCTCTCGCTGCGCGATCACGCATCGCTGCAATCAGGGTGGTCAGCACCGCGCCGAGCGAGCACGTCCATTTCGAGACAGCGTCCGACGATGGCGCCAGCGCGACGTACACGCATGACAGCACATCGCCATCGCGCAGGCTTGCAAGCGCACGAAGGCCACTCGACGAGGCCCAGCGGTTCGCTGAAGCGATCGACGTCGAACAGCACGCCACCATTGCCGTCATTGGATTTGCACTCGGACATCACATCGTCGCATTGGTCGATCGCGCACCACGCGCAACAGCTGTCATCTGCTTTGAACCAGACATTCCCCTGCTGCGCGCGGTGCTGGAGCGCATCGATTGCAGCGAATGGTTGCACCGTGTAATCGTTGTCTCCGATGCCTCTGACCCATCCGAGCTTGCTCAGGCAACGAAAGGGCTTGAAGGGCTTATGGGCATGGGCACACACATTGTCGAGCACGGCCCGAGCATCCCGCGACTTGCTGAGACCGCACCCAGGTTCCGCGACGCGCTCGGCCAGATCATGCGTGGCGTGCGCACCACCATGGCAACCACGATGGTGCAGATCGAGACGACGATGCGCAATCTCACCATGAACATCGATCATTACGCGACCTGCGCCGGCATCGCGGATCTGCACAACATCGCATCGGGCAGGCCCGCGATCGTCGTCAGCGCGGGACCGAGCCTTGCGCGCAACATTGATCTGCTGAAGAACCCGGAGGTTCAGCAGAGGTTTGTCATCATCGCTGTGCAAACCGTGCTCAAGCAGCTTCTCGCCGCCGGCATCAAGCCGCACTTTGTTACCGCGCTCGATCGCCACAAAATATCCGGCAGGTTTTACGAGGGGCTCACGGAGGATGACGTGCAGGGCGTGCAGCTTGTCGTTGAGCCGAAGTGCAATCCGATCATCCCAGTCAGCTTTCCCGGCGTGATCCGCTGCGCAGCAGACGAGGTGCTCGACAGACTGCTCGGCGAGGAGCTCTATCGCGACCACGGCACAATCAAGGCGGGCGCAACGGTCTCCCATCTTGGGTATTACCTCGCACGTTATCTCGGGTGTGATCCCGTCATACTGGTCGGACAGGATCTCGGATTCACGGACAACCAGTACTACGCAGCAGGGGCATCCATCCACGACACGTGGTCGTGCGAGTTGGGCGAGTTCAACACACTCGAAACGATGGAGTTCCAGCGGATCATGCGTTCGAGACAGATCCTCTCGAAGCGCACGGACCAGCTTGGGCGCGACATCTATACAGAAGAACAGTTGCACACGTACCTGCTGCAGTTCGAGCGCGAGTTCATGATTGATGTCAAGTGCGGTCGCACTGTCATTGATGCAACCGAGGGCGGTGTCGCCAAGGCGAACACAACGCCGATGACGCTCGCCGATGCGATCACAGCACACATGCCGGAAATCACTGTTGATATACCGTTTCCGAACGCAGACTGTTCAAGTGGTATCACTGTCAACGACGTCGGCACGCGCCTGCGAAAGATCCGACACGACACGTGGAAGATTGAGAGCGCATCAACCGAAGCAACGAGGCTGCTGAAGCAGATCGAGAAAAAGATCGATTCAGGTCATCAGAATGATGCAAACATACTGAAAGTTCAGCATCTCGCGCAGGAAACATCGAAGATACTCCCTGCATACGACCTGGTACACCACCTGAACCAGACGGGCACATTCCGTCGGGTGCGCGAGGATCGTGCGATCGAGCTTGCAGACCCGAACGACAAAGCGGAGGTGCAACGCAGGCAGGTGAAGCGCGACATCTCCAATGTCAAATGGCTCGGTGACGCTGCCAAGCGCTTCGGCACAATGCTCGACGCAACCATCAACTGCCTCCAGAACGGCGAGCGTCAGTGGGACGAGATGCCCGAGCGCGTCGCGAGCTTTGCCGATGTGAACATACAGTCACGATCCGACGATGAGGCATTCCAGCCACCGCACCGCGAGGTTGGCGCTGTTGTTATCGCAGATTTTTCGTCCGGCGCGCTCTGCACACATCGATCGCTCGAAACCGAGCTGGTCGGCGGGATGTCCGTGCTTGCATGCACACTCGCGCGCATAGCGAGTGCAGAGTCCATCCGGACAGTTGCGGTGCTGACAGACGATGTGAACCGCGCGCAGCACATTATCGATGGCGCTGCAACACATCTTCGCAACACGGAAATACGGGTGTTTCCTATCAATGACAAAGACTGGGCGAAGCGGAAGCATGCGATCGCAAAGGCGCGCGCGTTCGCTCCATCGTCGTGGCGTGGCGGCGTCGGACAGCTCTGCGTCTGGGATGAGCTCTGCCCCGGTATCGACGTCCAGCACATCATGCACGAGATGGCGCTTGACACCATCGTGCTGGTCGGGGGAGACTGGCCGATTGTTGACCCAGCCATGATCGACGATGTTGTCACGCGAATACGCAGCTCCTACCAGCAATCGCGCAGGGCGTTCGCTCCAGCCGCTCCCGGCATTGGGCCGATCGCGATTGATCGCGGCATGATCGACCAGCTTGTCAGCATCCGCGATGCCAGCGGCATCTTTGCAACGCTATCCGCGACACTCGCGTACGTGCCAATCAAGCCACAGCCCGACCCAATCGCGCAGGATCTGTGCGCCTTCGTTCACGCAGATGTCCGCGATCTTGGCGTGCGCTGCATCGCAGATACCACAAGCGCAACAAACCTGCTCGCGCAGGCGCTCGGCACGGTGCAGCACAATACAGGTCACTGGATCGATGCGCCAACTGCTGACATCGCACGGGCGATCAACGCGGCTCTTCAGAACAACCCCTCAATGCAGCCGACACGCATCATCGATGTTGCTGTATCAGACGAACAAGAAGGCATTATCAGGTATATTGACCCGGACGTTGTCACTCAGGCAGTGCGAAATGCAGAAACCGAGCTGGTCGCGGTCACGCTGCACGGGAGCAATGGGATCGACGCGCTCAGCCATCCGAGCATTGATGCGCTCGTGCGCACTGCACGTGATGCCGGAGCAACAAGCGTCCATGTCAGAACCCGCTTTGCGGGCAATGACGTTGCGAACGGGTTCGGTGCGGACACATTTGCTTCGCTCTCGTTTGACGCGCTGCCGGATGTGATCAGCGCAGAGATCCTTTCGACCGATCCGCAGCGCGCCGACACCGTGCTCTCGCTCGCGGTTCGTGACGGGATTATTGCTGCAGAAGCACGGGACGAGCGATCGTCCGGATGGACATGGCATACGCAGCAGCACAATGCGCTGAACACGCTTATGCCACGCCGTGTCGGGTTCGCAGGTCTTCCCTTGCCGTGGGTTGTTGCACGTCTTGTGAAGCGCGATGCGACATACGAAGATACTGAGCCGTTCTACAACACGTGGCTGATGCGCACCGGCACAGCCGTGCTTGATCCCCTGCCATCATCAGCATCATCGTGCGATCGGGTTTCGGCACTGCCAGCACCAGCCTCATTTGTTGAACGCGCGTCACGCGAGATCATGTGCATCTCACCTGCAAACGGAGACTCCATGCTTGAGGTGAAATCCGATTCAACACACTCCGGAGCTGCAGCATGA
- a CDS encoding nuclear transport factor 2 family protein, translated as MMEAPGLGLPVLPTLCQLVYQPPKLDTGSFLSRMAFESPELLILGVVALGFVLLYSFRQADKSRVGIGAATVCVLVAIGLYATSKIVTTSRETVRDLSRELVRSVASADMRRLDELLRDDVIVSPGDSSMRFFGEMDKDATLSAVRGRFGESDGTTLRASQVEASVARAGRATTHVLATGSSSEFGSGRSWWELQWVQTDGRWQVRSIKPLWILGL; from the coding sequence ATGATGGAAGCACCCGGTCTCGGCTTGCCCGTCCTTCCCACGCTCTGCCAGCTTGTCTACCAGCCGCCAAAGCTCGACACAGGATCGTTTCTTTCTCGCATGGCCTTCGAATCGCCCGAGCTTCTCATTCTCGGTGTCGTTGCGCTCGGGTTTGTGCTGCTGTACTCGTTCCGTCAGGCGGACAAGTCTCGTGTCGGCATCGGCGCAGCCACGGTGTGCGTGCTGGTCGCGATCGGGCTGTATGCCACGTCGAAGATTGTGACAACATCGCGCGAGACTGTGCGAGATCTCTCTCGTGAGCTTGTGCGATCGGTTGCGAGTGCGGACATGCGTCGGCTCGATGAGTTGCTGAGGGACGATGTGATTGTGTCGCCGGGCGATTCGTCGATGCGGTTCTTTGGCGAGATGGATAAGGACGCGACACTGAGCGCGGTGCGCGGTCGGTTCGGCGAGAGTGACGGGACAACGCTGCGCGCATCGCAGGTCGAGGCATCCGTCGCTCGCGCGGGTAGAGCAACAACACACGTGCTCGCGACTGGGAGTTCGAGCGAGTTCGGATCCGGCAGATCGTGGTGGGAACTGCAATGGGTGCAGACCGATGGCAGATGGCAGGTGCGATCGATCAAACCGCTCTGGATACTCGGTCTGTGA